Proteins found in one Pontibacter sp. SGAir0037 genomic segment:
- a CDS encoding DUF4833 domain-containing protein, translating to MRNIFYIVLLLCLLVSLQSVKVFAAGNLREAKQDTLPVPKGIKDLMFFVQRDPNANTVVYELNRTAQGTLDEKEPVHAFWIRYADGGEQKELNYIQRKFAYGLNTKKLGKDSYELKFVSYSKLVLYLRKGTDGKFHVYTTINQKEAILDRVFVRIEGGTFWVPNVLYVELKGRDAATGKAVTGRFKP from the coding sequence TTGAGAAATATATTTTACATCGTGTTGTTGCTGTGTCTGCTGGTAAGCCTGCAGAGCGTGAAAGTTTTTGCTGCGGGCAATTTAAGGGAAGCAAAGCAGGATACGCTGCCGGTGCCGAAGGGTATAAAAGACCTGATGTTTTTTGTGCAGCGCGATCCGAATGCCAATACCGTGGTGTATGAGCTGAACAGAACGGCACAGGGCACACTGGATGAGAAAGAGCCGGTGCATGCGTTCTGGATACGCTATGCGGATGGGGGAGAGCAGAAAGAGCTAAACTACATACAGCGCAAGTTCGCCTATGGGCTTAACACCAAAAAGCTGGGCAAAGACAGCTATGAATTGAAGTTTGTATCTTACTCAAAATTGGTCTTGTACCTGCGGAAAGGTACAGACGGTAAATTTCATGTTTATACCACGATCAACCAGAAAGAAGCCATTCTCGATCGTGTATTTGTCAGGATTGAAGGTGGTACATTCTGGGTGCCTAATGTTTTGTATGTAGAGCTGAAAGGCAGAGATGCTGCAACAGGCAAAGCCGTTACAGGGCGTTTTAAACCTTAG
- a CDS encoding CDP-alcohol phosphatidyltransferase family protein, whose product MDKNELRDALQQGIYKVINPFVRLLIKMGFTPNAVTTTGLVLNIGVAAIFIVGGETSNRGELEYVGWAGALVLFAGVFDMLDGQVARLGNMKSTFGAMYDSVLDRYSEMIMFMGICYYLIAHHYLLSSLFAFVALIGSMMVSYTRARAEGLGVDCKGGLMQRPERVVLIGISAIACGITYSFIGADYKVYIPGIPFHIFETMSVFTLPIAVMAVLTNITAVNRLMDSKKAMEKKEMAMR is encoded by the coding sequence ATGGATAAGAACGAATTGCGTGATGCACTGCAGCAGGGTATATACAAAGTAATCAATCCCTTTGTAAGGCTTCTGATCAAGATGGGTTTCACACCGAATGCAGTTACCACCACTGGCCTGGTACTGAATATAGGGGTAGCAGCCATCTTTATTGTAGGTGGTGAGACCAGTAACCGGGGAGAGCTGGAATATGTCGGGTGGGCCGGAGCGCTGGTGCTGTTTGCGGGCGTGTTCGATATGCTGGACGGGCAGGTGGCACGGCTTGGGAACATGAAGTCGACTTTCGGGGCTATGTACGATTCGGTGCTGGACCGCTACAGCGAGATGATCATGTTTATGGGCATCTGCTATTACCTGATCGCACACCACTACCTGCTCAGTTCGCTGTTCGCCTTTGTGGCCCTGATTGGTTCGATGATGGTGAGCTACACCCGTGCCCGTGCAGAGGGACTGGGCGTAGACTGTAAAGGCGGCCTGATGCAGCGTCCGGAAAGGGTGGTGTTGATTGGTATATCCGCCATTGCCTGCGGTATCACCTACTCTTTTATCGGAGCCGACTACAAGGTATATATTCCGGGCATTCCATTTCATATTTTTGAAACAATGTCGGTGTTTACACTGCCTATTGCCGTTATGGCGGTACTAACCAATATTACAGCTGTAAATAGATTGATGGACTCCAAAAAGGCAATGGAGAAAAAGGAAATGGCAATGCGCTAA
- a CDS encoding sterol desaturase family protein: protein MKKNFVSNSTESVRMFKYDWMEALSKVHFTVPLFIYVPVILFFSWKALFVEQMGLLAFSGYAALGLLLWSLTEYILHRFVFHYVPKAKWALRLHFIFHGVHHDYPNDAKRLVMPPSASIPMAFILYLLFSLVFSGGALYAFFAAFVVGYLVYDISHYALHHFNFKGEFWRKLKKHHMLHHYSDDTKGYGVSSALWDKIFGSDFDK from the coding sequence ATGAAGAAGAATTTTGTGTCCAATTCCACGGAATCTGTCCGCATGTTTAAGTACGATTGGATGGAAGCCTTGTCGAAAGTACATTTTACCGTTCCGCTGTTTATTTATGTTCCGGTGATTCTGTTCTTTAGCTGGAAAGCTTTGTTTGTGGAGCAGATGGGCTTACTTGCTTTTTCAGGGTATGCAGCACTTGGCCTGCTGTTATGGAGCCTGACCGAGTATATCCTGCACCGCTTTGTGTTCCACTATGTGCCTAAAGCCAAATGGGCACTGCGCCTGCACTTTATCTTTCATGGTGTGCACCACGACTATCCCAACGATGCAAAACGACTGGTAATGCCTCCTTCTGCCAGTATACCAATGGCCTTTATCCTGTACCTTCTTTTCTCGCTGGTGTTTTCAGGAGGAGCGCTTTATGCTTTCTTTGCTGCTTTTGTAGTTGGTTACCTGGTGTATGATATTTCGCATTATGCGCTGCATCATTTCAATTTTAAAGGAGAATTCTGGAGAAAGCTGAAAAAGCACCACATGCTGCATCACTACTCCGACGACACCAAAGGCTACGGCGTTAGCTCGGCCCTGTGGGATAAAATTTTCGGCTCTGATTTTGACAAATAA